A window of Dorea formicigenerans contains these coding sequences:
- a CDS encoding DUF3841 domain-containing protein encodes MRFWTRQHEAVWDELQKTGQYIVKKEYIEEKNDTISEFYLKLYEWYTKAARKYIDIPEDLKYPVWLSVSEDMMLQPTEHAIIFEVEIPEGEYLICNFDKWGYRVNYFYVPLDEADEKAHMEELKKYGIASEDSLVTTSKGNFYPLLRQKIIKSWDRIFTIQPDDPSLMVGTCWKLKKEWIKEVRFYDEE; translated from the coding sequence ATGCGGTTTTGGACAAGACAACATGAAGCTGTCTGGGATGAGCTTCAAAAAACAGGTCAATATATTGTAAAGAAAGAATATATCGAGGAAAAAAATGATACCATTTCCGAATTCTATCTAAAATTGTATGAATGGTACACAAAAGCTGCAAGAAAATATATTGACATCCCAGAAGATCTGAAATATCCAGTCTGGCTCAGTGTTAGTGAGGATATGATGTTACAGCCGACCGAACACGCAATCATATTCGAAGTCGAGATTCCAGAGGGAGAATACCTGATCTGCAATTTTGACAAATGGGGCTATCGCGTCAATTATTTCTATGTGCCGCTGGATGAGGCCGATGAAAAGGCCCACATGGAAGAGTTAAAAAAATATGGAATCGCCTCCGAAGATTCATTAGTTACAACCAGTAAAGGAAACTTCTACCCGCTGCTCAGGCAGAAAATTATCAAAAGCTGGGATCGAATTTTTACGATTCAGCCGGATGATCCGTCCCTCATGGTCGGAACCTGCTGGAAGTTAAAGAAAGAGTGGATCAAGGAGGTACGTTTTTATGACGAAGAATAA
- a CDS encoding DUF3841 domain-containing protein, translating into MTKNNISSASDTITMYCTQPDLVWDIVDKDGVNYVKQAYITKKYQDTAWIFDTAYKFFRQKAVKIIPKPQEAESPIWMYRDKKWAVPNAGCRRMHLEIPKDELILFDRRTWNKILNMEYVGTDEEIAAFEQEYKRQGVRDPLDIMKSSFYPLLAQKIKKSWQHLFTDPLPEETYWQGAVWYLKKDWVVGEE; encoded by the coding sequence ATGACGAAGAATAATATATCATCAGCCTCAGACACTATCACGATGTATTGCACGCAGCCTGACCTTGTCTGGGATATTGTAGATAAAGATGGCGTAAACTATGTAAAACAGGCTTATATCACAAAGAAATATCAAGACACTGCCTGGATTTTTGACACTGCTTACAAGTTTTTCCGCCAGAAAGCTGTAAAGATCATTCCAAAGCCACAAGAGGCTGAATCACCAATCTGGATGTACCGTGATAAAAAATGGGCAGTTCCGAATGCTGGCTGCCGACGTATGCACCTGGAAATTCCCAAAGACGAGTTGATTCTTTTTGACCGGAGAACATGGAATAAAATTCTGAACATGGAATATGTTGGAACTGATGAAGAAATCGCCGCCTTTGAGCAGGAATATAAGCGTCAGGGCGTCCGCGACCCACTGGACATTATGAAGTCCTCATTTTATCCGCTTCTGGCTCAGAAAATCAAGAAAAGCTGGCAGCATCTTTTTACGGATCCACTTCCGGAAGAGACTTACTGGCAAGGCGCTGTCTGGTATCTGAAAAAAGATTGGGTAGTCGGGGAAGAATAA
- a CDS encoding serine hydrolase domain-containing protein translates to MAKEQLAVIEMITNMILGKTNGVSKVDFTPQKIPFPENLPYEQAFLRATPESQGVSSEKLIHLLSNLSASPYTDMHHFLVLRHGNVICDCSFAPYRSGIWHISHSLCKSITSMAIGLLIDEGKLSLDENIYNIFPGKVNPLIKIFRPEVTVRHLLTMTSGVTFNESGIVSGNDWLESYLNAPVSGKPGTEFQYNSLNTYVLSAIVSARTEMTLEEYLRPRLFEPLGITRYLWETCPKGITKGGWGLFICPEDMAKLGQLYLNHGIWHEKQIIPADWIRESTTKQVDSIEGTYGYGYQIWMENRLNSFEFNGMLGQNVIVYPDLDMVIVTCAGNNELFQNNVMLDLIRDAFPQEYQASEYALPENPAEYHKLTHLVHSLSHGPSCMPQIRRGGWAKKSGYSRSHAIYPKYVRLLKDLDGKCYNINPASVGLFPLIIQVFHNNMTNGIRQISFQYDKINCPDKFYIHFLEGEEHCTLTVSFDRYIDNLITLHGETYLVAVKCEYTTDADHAPVLVLDMVYLEEAMSRKLYLHFKSNELMAHWSESPGKELILEGLSSITGEMTKLPLYGRFLEGSGMQFLEHIMADTIEPTVHGTLAASDTEDVDI, encoded by the coding sequence ATGGCAAAAGAGCAGCTTGCTGTGATTGAAATGATCACAAATATGATTCTCGGCAAGACCAACGGGGTTAGTAAAGTTGATTTCACACCACAGAAAATCCCGTTTCCGGAAAACCTTCCGTATGAACAGGCTTTCCTGCGCGCTACACCGGAGAGCCAGGGTGTCTCTTCCGAGAAACTGATACATTTACTAAGTAACTTATCTGCATCTCCATACACGGATATGCATCACTTTCTTGTACTGCGACATGGAAATGTAATCTGTGACTGCAGCTTTGCGCCTTACCGGAGCGGCATATGGCACATTTCCCATTCCCTGTGTAAGAGTATTACCAGTATGGCAATCGGATTGCTAATCGATGAGGGGAAACTTTCTTTAGATGAAAACATATACAATATCTTTCCCGGAAAAGTCAATCCACTGATTAAAATCTTCCGACCGGAAGTCACAGTACGGCATCTACTGACAATGACAAGTGGTGTAACATTTAACGAGTCTGGGATTGTCTCTGGTAATGACTGGCTGGAAAGTTATCTGAATGCACCTGTATCAGGGAAACCTGGCACAGAATTTCAGTATAACAGCCTGAATACTTATGTATTATCTGCAATTGTCAGTGCACGCACGGAGATGACACTGGAGGAATACTTGCGGCCACGTCTATTTGAGCCTCTTGGCATCACCCGCTATCTTTGGGAGACCTGCCCAAAAGGCATCACAAAAGGCGGCTGGGGACTTTTTATTTGTCCGGAAGACATGGCAAAATTAGGGCAGCTCTATCTAAACCACGGCATATGGCACGAAAAGCAGATCATTCCGGCCGACTGGATCCGCGAATCGACCACAAAACAGGTTGACAGTATCGAAGGAACTTACGGATACGGATACCAGATCTGGATGGAGAATCGTCTGAACAGTTTTGAATTCAATGGTATGCTCGGACAGAATGTGATCGTGTATCCTGACCTTGACATGGTCATTGTCACCTGTGCGGGAAACAATGAACTCTTCCAGAATAACGTCATGCTAGATCTGATACGTGATGCATTTCCACAGGAATATCAGGCATCTGAATATGCTCTCCCTGAAAATCCTGCCGAGTATCACAAACTGACACACCTGGTTCACTCACTTTCCCATGGACCTTCCTGCATGCCGCAGATCCGACGCGGCGGCTGGGCAAAGAAAAGCGGATATTCCAGAAGCCATGCAATATATCCCAAATATGTCCGGTTGCTAAAGGATTTAGACGGAAAATGCTACAATATAAATCCCGCAAGTGTTGGCCTGTTTCCACTGATTATTCAGGTATTCCATAATAATATGACAAACGGAATCAGACAGATTTCTTTTCAATATGACAAAATCAACTGTCCAGACAAATTTTATATTCACTTTCTGGAAGGAGAAGAACATTGTACGCTGACTGTAAGTTTTGATCGTTATATCGATAACCTAATTACACTTCATGGAGAAACTTACCTTGTAGCTGTAAAATGTGAGTATACTACTGATGCAGATCACGCTCCGGTTCTTGTTCTTGATATGGTCTATCTGGAAGAAGCCATGAGCCGAAAGCTTTATTTACATTTCAAAAGCAACGAATTAATGGCACATTGGTCCGAGTCTCCTGGGAAAGAGCTTATTTTAGAAGGTCTGTCTTCCATCACAGGGGAGATGACGAAGCTTCCACTTTACGGGCGCTTTCTCGAAGGAAGCGGAATGCAGTTCCTGGAACATATAATGGCCGATACCATAGAACCAACTGTACATGGAACATTAGCTGCATCCGATACTGAAGACGTGGATATTTGA
- a CDS encoding LytR/AlgR family response regulator transcription factor, with translation MLKIGICDDSKMFLICAEKLIRKWSDERRIPVKIYTFNNGDKLVAANTEERLDIIFLDIIMPLLNGMDAARELRQRDKSVKIIFLTSSPEFALESYEVKAQGYVLKPIAYDKLKELLDECAQSFAEEPKNMVIKTVTGYQKLYFHEIEYAEAQNKRVFFHLRSGNIIESAEPFHSFEERFSSQDGFFKCHRSYLVYLQNVDHFTAAEITTKSGRNIPVSRGYAKAFKEAYFAQMFQDS, from the coding sequence ATGCTGAAAATAGGCATCTGTGATGACAGCAAGATGTTCCTGATCTGTGCTGAAAAATTAATTCGGAAATGGTCCGATGAACGCCGAATCCCGGTAAAGATATACACTTTTAATAACGGTGATAAGCTAGTCGCTGCCAATACAGAAGAACGGCTAGATATTATTTTTTTGGACATTATCATGCCTCTTTTAAATGGTATGGATGCTGCCAGGGAACTTCGTCAGCGGGATAAGTCCGTTAAAATCATCTTTCTGACTTCATCACCGGAATTTGCCTTAGAGTCTTATGAGGTCAAAGCTCAGGGATATGTGCTGAAACCAATTGCCTATGATAAGCTCAAGGAACTTTTGGACGAATGTGCCCAATCATTTGCAGAAGAACCAAAGAACATGGTAATCAAAACTGTCACCGGTTATCAGAAACTGTATTTTCATGAAATTGAATACGCAGAAGCTCAGAATAAGAGAGTTTTCTTTCATCTGCGCTCCGGCAATATCATAGAGTCCGCAGAACCATTTCATTCCTTTGAGGAGCGTTTCTCTTCGCAGGATGGATTTTTCAAATGTCATCGAAGCTACCTTGTGTATCTGCAAAATGTAGATCATTTTACCGCAGCTGAGATTACTACGAAATCCGGGCGGAACATTCCGGTTTCCAGAGGCTACGCAAAAGCTTTCAAAGAGGCCTATTTTGCCCAGATGTTCCAGGACTCCTGA
- a CDS encoding sensor histidine kinase — protein MLVNILSLIHNTTTLLFGVYASAAFLGIRMNRKNILALLTFSCITGVFYVLSFVLHGTSFTKQVYPFIIHIPLVLFLTFYYKYKMANSILAVLTAYLCCQISNWTGITAMTLTSQEWIYYSVRICVTIIVFILLVHYVFDITAQLLQKPARSLAILGFMPFVYYIFDYMTSKYTLLLYSGSKVVGEFLGFVLCITYLMFLFLYFKEYEANKEAEQRNQIMEMKRIQSEKELDAIRRSEHAVSILRHDMRHFLLSISSYIENNDNEKALEYINEVIHTSDKTVTQRYCKNEIINLILSSHESELEHNYIHFEYSIQLPETLAVSDVDMTAILSNALENAIHAVLKLPEARRKIKLDMRLNEEKLLISLKNTYADKPEFMNGLPYTSEAGHGFGTKSIWYVAEKLNGSCQFSVTDTYFILRVIL, from the coding sequence ATGCTTGTAAATATTTTAAGCCTGATTCATAACACAACTACATTATTGTTCGGTGTCTACGCATCTGCTGCATTTCTCGGCATCCGCATGAACCGGAAGAATATCCTTGCCTTGTTAACTTTTTCGTGTATTACAGGTGTTTTTTATGTGCTTTCTTTTGTATTGCATGGAACCAGTTTCACGAAACAGGTCTATCCTTTCATTATTCACATTCCGCTTGTATTGTTTCTTACTTTTTATTACAAATATAAAATGGCCAACTCCATTTTGGCTGTTCTGACTGCATACCTCTGCTGCCAGATCAGTAACTGGACTGGAATTACAGCAATGACATTGACCAGTCAGGAATGGATCTATTACAGTGTCCGTATCTGTGTGACCATTATCGTATTTATCCTGCTTGTCCATTACGTTTTCGACATTACTGCACAGCTTCTGCAGAAGCCGGCTCGTTCACTGGCTATCCTCGGATTTATGCCTTTTGTCTATTACATCTTTGATTATATGACAAGTAAATATACTTTACTTCTTTATTCCGGCTCAAAGGTAGTTGGCGAATTTCTCGGATTCGTGCTCTGCATCACTTATCTGATGTTTTTGTTTCTTTATTTCAAGGAATACGAAGCCAATAAAGAAGCAGAACAGCGCAACCAGATTATGGAAATGAAGCGGATCCAGTCTGAAAAGGAACTGGACGCAATTCGTCGCTCCGAACACGCTGTCTCTATTCTGCGCCATGATATGAGACATTTTTTATTAAGCATTTCTTCTTATATTGAAAATAACGACAATGAAAAAGCATTGGAATATATTAACGAAGTCATCCATACTTCTGACAAAACCGTAACACAGCGATATTGTAAAAATGAAATTATAAACTTAATTCTATCTTCTCATGAGAGTGAACTGGAACATAACTATATTCATTTTGAATACTCTATACAACTTCCGGAGACTCTTGCAGTCTCTGACGTGGATATGACTGCAATTCTTTCCAATGCTTTGGAAAATGCAATCCATGCAGTCCTGAAACTTCCGGAAGCGAGACGTAAAATCAAACTGGATATGCGTCTGAATGAAGAAAAATTATTGATTTCTCTGAAAAATACTTATGCAGATAAGCCGGAATTTATGAATGGACTTCCATATACTTCCGAAGCCGGACACGGGTTTGGAACAAAAAGTATCTGGTATGTTGCTGAAAAACTGAATGGAAGCTGCCAGTTTTCGGTGACAGATACTTACTTTATTCTGCGCGTTATTCTATAA
- a CDS encoding response regulator, translating to MRVAFIDDDPNELKILHTYFNDLTDSSTISIDDFSSGEEFLSRFTAGLYDLVTLDIFMGDLTGGDVAHLRFSDVTTAILIVLLTIVQIWLGIWAAFFSHGNTELISVASTALYAIFYFFAVNVPVHF from the coding sequence ATGCGAGTCGCTTTTATTGATGATGATCCAAATGAATTAAAAATACTTCATACATATTTTAATGACCTGACTGATTCATCTACAATTTCCATTGATGATTTCTCAAGTGGAGAAGAATTTTTGTCCCGCTTTACTGCCGGACTTTATGACCTTGTAACCCTTGATATTTTCATGGGAGATCTGACCGGTGGCGATGTTGCCCATTTGCGCTTCTCTGATGTCACAACCGCCATCCTGATTGTTCTGCTTACAATTGTTCAGATATGGCTTGGTATTTGGGCTGCCTTTTTCTCCCACGGAAATACCGAACTAATCAGCGTTGCCAGCACAGCACTTTATGCCATCTTTTACTTTTTTGCAGTAAATGTGCCGGTGCATTTCTGA
- a CDS encoding ATP-binding protein: MQDDGIGIGEEKQKLIFQNFEQADESEIARRQETGLGLAISRRLIHMMDSVPRPRPSCLEETKCLS, encoded by the coding sequence GTGCAGGATGATGGAATTGGCATCGGGGAAGAAAAGCAAAAACTCATTTTCCAGAATTTTGAGCAGGCAGATGAATCTGAGATAGCAAGAAGGCAGGAAACAGGATTAGGTCTGGCAATCAGCCGCAGACTGATCCATATGATGGATTCAGTTCCAAGACCAAGGCCCTCATGTTTGGAGGAAACGAAATGTCTTTCTTGA
- the nagA gene encoding N-acetylglucosamine-6-phosphate deacetylase: protein MIIDNVKVYTEEKTFVKGGIMLDGDKIRRVYAEEEKPQFGEEEVLDGDGAYAIPGLIDLHFHGCKGDDFCDGNEEAIERIAQYEASIGVTAIAPATMTLPVEELKQILSVAAKYKKNGTSPKAADLVGINMEGPFISKVKKGAQDERNIIPCNVEIAEQFLEASDGLVKFIGIAPEDNEDYLEFIEKMKGKVNISLAHTNADYDTAKKAFDAGANHAVHLYNAMPAFNHRAPGVVGAVYDGKHVMAEIICDGIHIHPAMVRATFEMMGADRMILISDSMRATGMPDGQYTLGGLDVKVVGKRATLVSDGAIAGSATNLADCMRTVVKEMQIPLETAIACATINPAKSLGIDDQYGSIKAGKKADIVLLKDNLDLQAVVKDGVRL, encoded by the coding sequence ATGATCATAGATAATGTGAAAGTTTACACGGAAGAGAAGACATTTGTAAAAGGTGGAATTATGCTTGACGGGGACAAGATCCGGAGAGTATATGCAGAAGAGGAAAAGCCACAGTTTGGTGAGGAAGAGGTATTGGACGGTGATGGTGCATATGCAATTCCGGGCCTGATTGACCTTCATTTTCATGGCTGTAAAGGAGATGACTTTTGCGATGGAAATGAAGAGGCGATTGAAAGGATCGCACAGTATGAGGCCTCCATTGGTGTGACCGCTATTGCTCCGGCGACCATGACACTTCCGGTGGAAGAACTGAAACAGATCTTAAGTGTTGCAGCAAAATATAAGAAAAACGGGACAAGCCCAAAAGCAGCAGATCTTGTGGGAATTAACATGGAAGGTCCTTTTATCAGTAAAGTAAAAAAAGGAGCACAAGATGAGAGAAATATTATTCCGTGTAATGTAGAAATTGCAGAGCAGTTTCTGGAAGCTTCCGACGGACTGGTGAAATTTATTGGAATTGCTCCGGAAGATAATGAAGATTATCTGGAATTTATCGAGAAAATGAAAGGGAAAGTTAACATTTCTCTGGCTCATACGAATGCTGATTATGATACAGCGAAGAAAGCATTTGACGCGGGAGCAAACCATGCAGTACATCTCTATAACGCGATGCCGGCATTTAATCATCGCGCACCGGGAGTGGTTGGTGCTGTTTATGATGGTAAGCATGTGATGGCAGAGATCATCTGTGATGGGATACATATTCATCCGGCTATGGTCAGAGCAACGTTTGAGATGATGGGGGCTGACCGTATGATTCTGATTAGTGACAGCATGCGTGCGACCGGGATGCCGGACGGACAGTATACACTTGGCGGATTGGATGTCAAGGTCGTAGGAAAACGTGCGACATTAGTATCTGATGGTGCAATAGCAGGTTCAGCAACGAACCTCGCGGATTGTATGAGAACAGTTGTAAAAGAAATGCAGATTCCACTTGAGACAGCTATTGCCTGCGCAACTATTAATCCGGCGAAGAGTCTTGGAATTGATGATCAGTATGGTTCGATTAAGGCAGGTAAGAAGGCAGATATTGTACTTCTGAAGGATAATCTGGATCTGCAGGCAGTCGTAAAAGATGGTGTAAGACTGTAA
- a CDS encoding MurR/RpiR family transcriptional regulator, with product MEYYVKSVIPIIESNYDKFTTTEKTIADFFIHNQKKMDFSVNHIAELLYTSKATLTRFAQKCGYHGYKEFIYQYEETFVEKQEKITGNTRMVLNAYQELLNKTYSLVDESQVVRIIGYLNKAEKVIVCGRGSSGFSAKEMEIRFMRIGVNVDSMTDSDMMRMSSVFQDKRCLVFGFSISGETEEVTYLLEESYKRGAKTVLFTTNNREGFENYCTEVVLLPSLKHLNHGNVISPQFPILVMLDIIYAYYMEQNKYLREEMHDSTLRALEERENREKKLYQM from the coding sequence ATGGAATATTATGTAAAATCAGTAATTCCGATTATTGAATCAAACTATGACAAATTTACGACAACAGAAAAGACCATTGCAGACTTTTTTATTCACAATCAGAAAAAGATGGACTTTTCTGTAAATCATATCGCAGAACTTTTGTATACTTCAAAAGCAACACTGACACGATTTGCACAAAAGTGTGGATATCACGGATACAAAGAATTCATTTATCAATATGAGGAGACATTTGTAGAGAAACAGGAAAAGATTACCGGGAATACACGTATGGTCCTGAATGCATATCAGGAACTTCTGAATAAAACATATAGTCTGGTGGATGAAAGTCAGGTAGTCCGGATTATAGGTTATCTGAATAAGGCTGAAAAGGTGATTGTGTGTGGGCGCGGAAGTTCAGGATTTTCAGCAAAAGAGATGGAAATCCGCTTTATGCGAATCGGTGTAAATGTGGACTCTATGACAGATTCAGATATGATGCGTATGTCATCGGTATTTCAGGACAAAAGATGCCTTGTATTTGGATTCAGTATCAGTGGGGAGACAGAGGAAGTGACATATCTGCTGGAAGAGTCGTATAAGAGGGGTGCCAAGACGGTACTGTTTACGACAAATAATCGGGAAGGTTTTGAAAATTACTGTACGGAGGTCGTGTTATTACCATCTCTGAAACATCTGAATCATGGAAATGTAATTTCACCTCAGTTCCCGATTCTTGTTATGTTGGATATCATCTATGCATATTACATGGAACAGAATAAGTACTTAAGAGAAGAGATGCATGACAGTACACTTCGAGCACTGGAAGAAAGAGAAAACAGGGAAAAGAAACTATATCAGATGTGA
- a CDS encoding ROK family protein: MNKYVSIDIGGTAIKYGILYEDAEIICKRSMKTEAWKGGPAILQKVTGIVEEMKQEAQEEISGICISTAGMVDTKEGSIFYSAPLIPNYAGTQFKKTLEEMFQVPCEVENDVNCAGLAENRSGAAKGAKIALVLTIGTGIGGCIVIDGKVFHGFSNSACEVGYMHMDDSDFQTLGAASILTKKVAEWKGEQEDIWDGYHIFEEAKKGDELCNRAIDEMCDVLGKGIANICYVINPEIVVLGGGIMAQEEFLKDRIKAAMDKYLVSSIAKHTKLAFAKHQNDAGMLGAFYHFCNVRHLM, from the coding sequence ATGAATAAGTATGTAAGCATTGATATTGGTGGAACTGCAATAAAATATGGAATCCTTTACGAAGATGCAGAGATTATATGTAAAAGATCTATGAAGACAGAAGCATGGAAGGGTGGTCCGGCCATTTTGCAGAAAGTAACAGGAATCGTGGAAGAAATGAAGCAGGAGGCGCAGGAGGAGATTAGCGGAATCTGTATCTCGACAGCAGGAATGGTAGATACCAAAGAGGGATCCATCTTCTATTCAGCGCCGTTGATTCCTAATTATGCAGGAACACAGTTTAAGAAGACACTGGAAGAGATGTTTCAGGTTCCGTGTGAGGTAGAAAATGATGTAAATTGTGCTGGCCTTGCCGAGAACCGTTCTGGTGCAGCAAAAGGAGCAAAAATAGCACTGGTATTGACGATTGGTACTGGAATTGGCGGTTGTATTGTGATTGACGGGAAAGTATTTCATGGTTTTAGCAATAGTGCATGTGAAGTTGGATATATGCATATGGATGACAGCGATTTTCAGACACTTGGAGCAGCAAGTATACTGACAAAGAAGGTAGCAGAATGGAAAGGCGAGCAAGAAGATATCTGGGATGGCTATCACATTTTTGAAGAAGCAAAAAAAGGTGATGAATTGTGTAATCGTGCAATTGATGAGATGTGCGATGTACTTGGAAAAGGAATTGCTAACATTTGTTATGTCATTAATCCAGAAATTGTTGTACTAGGTGGTGGCATTATGGCACAGGAAGAATTCTTAAAAGACCGGATTAAGGCAGCTATGGACAAGTATCTTGTGTCCAGTATTGCCAAACACACAAAGCTTGCATTTGCGAAACATCAAAATGATGCGGGAATGTTGGGAGCATTTTATCATTTCTGTAACGTGAGACATCTGATGTAG
- a CDS encoding YhcH/YjgK/YiaL family protein gives MIFGNINQLEEFPYLEEAVKECFEYAKNNDILSYEKGCHEIDGDRLFVNVVEYTTTTPEERFWEAHKNYLDIHVMLKGTEQIDLNFIQNMELKEFVEKDDFLPMDGEKNASVILREGDFLICYPSDGHRTAVQVGEPETIKKAIFKVKI, from the coding sequence ATGATTTTTGGAAATATCAATCAGTTAGAAGAGTTTCCATATCTCGAGGAAGCTGTAAAAGAGTGCTTTGAATATGCAAAAAATAACGATATTCTTTCTTATGAAAAAGGATGTCACGAGATTGACGGAGACAGGTTGTTTGTAAATGTGGTAGAGTATACAACAACGACACCAGAGGAGCGTTTCTGGGAGGCTCACAAGAATTATCTCGATATTCATGTAATGTTAAAGGGAACAGAGCAGATTGATTTGAACTTTATTCAGAACATGGAACTTAAGGAATTTGTTGAGAAAGATGATTTTCTTCCAATGGACGGAGAAAAAAATGCATCTGTTATCTTAAGAGAAGGTGATTTCCTGATCTGTTATCCAAGTGACGGACATAGAACAGCGGTACAGGTGGGAGAGCCTGAGACAATTAAAAAGGCTATTTTCAAAGTGAAAATATAA
- a CDS encoding sodium:solute symporter: MQGFTYIDLIILVVYLAAVLFAGLHFAKKEMKGKEYFKGDGTVPWWVTSVSIFATLLSPISFLSLAGNSYAGTWIMWFAQLGMLLAIPITIKFFLPIYSKLDIDTAYHYLELRFESKGLRVLGAVMFIVYQIGRMSIIMYLPCMVLGSLTGISVNLLIIIMGVIAIIYSYTGGLKSVLWTDFIQGSVLLIGVTFALVFLLVHLDGGFGAIAHAFTAEHKFLAVDQPIFNANIFKDSVFIMIVGAGFNTMGSYVSSQDIVQRFTTTTDTKKLNKMMLTNGALSIFIATVFYLIGTGLYVFYQQNALPPAAAQDQIFASYIAFELPVGVTGLLLAAIYAAAQSTLSTGLNSVASSWTLDIQANLSKKELGFEKETKIGQRVSLLVGIFAIVVAMVLANGGVKSAYEWFNGFMGLVLGILIGTFILGAFTKVANTFGAVAAFIASSGVMVYVKYFVPADHVTIWSYSIISIAVSLVIGIPASMIWRKVKGDTSVPAANTTIYNK, translated from the coding sequence ATGCAGGGATTTACCTATATTGATTTGATTATTTTAGTAGTTTATCTGGCAGCAGTATTATTTGCCGGACTTCATTTCGCTAAGAAGGAAATGAAAGGAAAAGAGTATTTTAAAGGTGACGGAACCGTGCCGTGGTGGGTTACTTCCGTATCTATTTTCGCAACTTTATTAAGCCCGATTTCATTCCTGTCACTGGCAGGAAACTCATATGCAGGAACATGGATCATGTGGTTTGCACAGCTCGGTATGCTGCTTGCAATCCCGATTACGATTAAATTTTTCCTGCCGATCTACAGTAAACTGGACATTGATACAGCTTATCATTATCTGGAACTGAGATTTGAAAGTAAAGGACTTCGTGTACTGGGAGCAGTGATGTTCATTGTTTACCAGATCGGACGTATGTCTATCATTATGTACCTGCCATGTATGGTACTTGGAAGCCTGACTGGAATCAGTGTAAACTTACTGATTATCATTATGGGTGTGATCGCTATTATTTATTCTTACACAGGTGGTCTGAAGTCCGTACTCTGGACAGATTTTATTCAGGGTTCTGTCCTTCTGATCGGTGTAACATTTGCCCTGGTCTTCCTTCTTGTGCATCTGGATGGAGGTTTTGGCGCGATTGCGCACGCATTTACGGCTGAGCACAAATTCCTTGCAGTAGATCAGCCAATCTTCAATGCAAATATTTTTAAAGACAGTGTATTTATCATGATTGTTGGTGCAGGGTTTAATACAATGGGATCTTATGTATCAAGTCAGGATATTGTACAGAGATTTACAACTACAACAGATACAAAGAAATTGAATAAAATGATGCTTACGAACGGAGCATTATCTATCTTTATCGCAACAGTATTCTATCTGATTGGTACAGGACTTTATGTATTTTATCAGCAGAATGCACTTCCACCGGCAGCAGCACAGGATCAGATATTCGCATCCTACATTGCATTTGAGCTTCCGGTCGGCGTGACAGGACTTCTGTTAGCTGCTATTTATGCGGCAGCACAGTCTACACTGTCAACAGGATTGAACTCTGTAGCATCAAGCTGGACGCTGGATATTCAGGCAAATCTTTCTAAGAAAGAGCTTGGATTTGAGAAAGAGACTAAGATTGGACAGAGAGTATCTCTCCTCGTTGGTATCTTTGCAATTGTCGTTGCAATGGTACTTGCAAACGGTGGAGTGAAATCAGCATACGAGTGGTTCAATGGATTCATGGGACTGGTACTTGGTATCTTGATCGGAACATTTATCCTTGGAGCATTCACAAAAGTTGCCAATACATTTGGAGCAGTTGCAGCATTTATTGCATCATCAGGAGTTATGGTCTATGTAAAATATTTCGTACCTGCTGACCATGTAACAATTTGGAGCTATTCGATTATCTCTATCGCTGTATCACTTGTAATAGGTATTCCGGCAAGTATGATTTGGAGAAAAGTAAAAGGTGACACAAGTGTGCCGGCTGCAAATACAACAATTTATAACAAATAA